Proteins from a genomic interval of Lycium ferocissimum isolate CSIRO_LF1 chromosome 2, AGI_CSIRO_Lferr_CH_V1, whole genome shotgun sequence:
- the LOC132047026 gene encoding BAG family molecular chaperone regulator 8, chloroplastic → MASHHHYHHPCPTAASTTICYCYSCHPTPTPTPYPQHPHPPPPNPHSTPPYTHYPATPPHTPHFYASHPTPPPPPYNPHTPCQCEPTHHFQESNHHYFQESNKLPDQQTDRIVTSLLRRIAALESTLSVRRSSSSSSSRQSLRDAAARTIQAHFRAFLARRSRTLRQLKQLASIKTTLNILKSSVSAKTPFHTHTVSRRAMDLLVKLDSIQGDDQLIRDGKRSISNELTRFLKVINGVTVISRRIVKKVRNGNKARVFSSDAGMELGTNSNEAIDKFVDESEEEDEEGEHQKPRMSEVGKSGVLRNRDEGRLKPKQKKSVSFAENVNGQESYDAELELMKNLSKRVEKIGILSKDGAEVDEEEDGGGSSGSSDNEIMDPDYISRKDNGYYERRNVRDENENANENETESFLFSAPLPVKMEGRAADYVNRKKGVKIVEN, encoded by the exons ATGGCTTCTCACCATCACTACCACCACCCCTGCCCTACGGCCGCCTCCACCACCATCTGTTACTGCTACTCTTGtcaccccacccccactcccaccCCATACCCTCAACACCCTCACCCTCCACCACCAAATCCACACTCCACTCCCCCTTATACCCACTACCCCGCAACCCCACCCCATACCCCTCACTTCTATGCTTCCCatccaaccccacccccaccaccctaCAACCCCCATACCCCATGCCAATGTGAACCCACTCACCATTTTCAAGAATCCAATCATCACTATTTTCAAGAATCCAATAAATTACCTGACCAACAAACTGACCGCATTGTTACGTCACTTCTACGTCGGATCGCAGCCCTAGAATCTACCCTTTCCGTCCGACGAAGctcctcttcttcttcgtctCGTCAATCCCTACGCGATGCGGCGGCGCGTACTATTCAAGCGCACTTCAGAGCATTCCTTGCTCGTAGATCGAGAACCCTCAGGCAGCTAAAACAACTGGCTTCCATTAAAACAACTctcaatattcttaaatctTCTGTTTCTGCTAAAACCCCTTTTCATACTCACACTGTTTCTCGCAGAGCTATGGATTTACTTGTTAAACTTGACTCGATTCAG GGCGATGATCAACTAATTAGAGATGGTAAAAGGTCAATAAGCAACGAACTGACTCGATTTCTGAAGGTAATTAATGGGGTTACAGTAATTTCAAGGAGAATAGTGAAGAAAGTGAGAAATGGCAATAAAGCTCGAGTCTTTTCAAGTGATGCCGGAATGGAATTGGGCACAAATAGTAACGAAGCCATTGATAAATTTGTTGATGAATCtgaagaggaagatgaagagGGGGAGCACCAAAAGCCTAGAATGTCTGAAGTTGGAAAATCTGGGGTTTTAAGAAATAGGGATGAAGGTCGGCTTAAACCCAAACAAAAGAAATCTGTGAGCTTTGCAGAGAATGTGAATGGGCAAGAATCATATGATGCTGAGTTAGAACTGATGAAAAACCTTAGCAAAAGAGTTGAAAAAATCGGAATTTTATCCAAGGATGGTGCTGAAGTTGATGAGGAAGAAGATGGAGGAGGGTCTAGCGGGAGTAGTGATAATGAAATAATGGATCCAGATTATATTTCAAGAAAAGATAATGGTTATTATGAAAGGAGGAATGTGAGAGATGAGAATGAGAATGCAAATGAGAATGAAACTGAGAGTTTCTTGTTCTCAGCACCATTGCCTGTGAAGATGGAAGGTAGAGCTGCTGATTATGTCAACAGGAAAAAGGGTGTCAAAATCGTTGAAAACTGA
- the LOC132047027 gene encoding pentatricopeptide repeat-containing protein At5g39350 has product MNVPSLPVSKKLTHFKRVIETTTTAEQCKSLLEHCAKTKSLRSTKGVHAHTITLGLLQSHLLSLLTAAYALSGHTSYARKVFDELPHRTLLSYRSMIRMYTQKGFPNIALKLFGEMLRSDKHKPDRHTFPYVIRACSDLFLLQQGVAIHGLTVISGYMWDTFVGNSLLSMYMSCGDKEGARKVFDAMQTRTVVTWNTMISGYCRNDSPKEALMIYRRMEDGGVDADCATVLSVLPACGSLKDFKMGREVHSLIEEVGFWDNLSVRNAVIDMYVKCGRIDEARLVFEKMSDRDVVTWTTMIHGLILDSDVNNALWFSQMMQLEGVRPNAVTLASLLAACASLPHLRLGKCLHGWAIRQDLQADVNVETGLIDMYAKCNCFRLGYQVFAKTSKKRTVPWNAILSGCLHNELAREAIELFKFMLSEAVKPNDATLKSVLPAFAIEADLRQALSIHSYLVRSGFVTRTEVATGLVDIYSKCGNLDNGHKIFNGIPKKERDIILWSTLIAGYGMHGHGEISLSLFNEMVQSGVKPNEVTFTSVLHACGHAGLVDDGLCLFNFMLRNHSDSLRTDHYTCMVDLLGRAGRLEEAYELIKTMTFEPSHAIWGALLGACVIHENVELGELAARWLFKLEPENTGNYILLGKIYSAVGRWKDAENVRLLMNEVGLVKTPAQSVIG; this is encoded by the coding sequence ATGAATGTCCCATCTCTACCAGTGTCCAAGAAATTGACGCACTTTAAACGAGTCATTGAAACAACTACCACAGCAGAACAATGCAAGTCTCTCTTAGAACACTGCGCCAAAACCAAATCTTTAAGAAGCACCAAAGGAGTCCATGCCCATACCATTACCCTTGGCCTCCTTCAATCCCATTTGCTTTCTCTCCTTACAGCAGCATATGCACTCTCTGGTCACACTTCCTACGCTCGCAAAGTGTTCGATGAATTGCCTCACAGAACTTTGCTCTCATACAGGTCCATGATAAGAATGTACACCCAAAAGGGGTTCCCTAACATTGCACTCAAACTCTTCGGTGAAATGCTTCGATCGGATAAACACAAACCTGACAGGCATACATTTCCGTATGTTATTAGGGCGTGTAGTGATTTGTTCTTACTTCAGCAAGGTGTTGCTATTCATGGGTTGACTGTTATAAGTGGTTATATGTGGGATACTTTTGTGGGAAATTCACTTTTGTCCATGTATATGAGTTGTGGAGATAAAGAGGGTGCTAGGAAGGTCTTTGATGCAATGCAGACCCGAACCGTTGTGACCTGGAACACTATGATCAGTGGGTATTGCAGAAATGATAGTCCCAAGGAAGCCCTAATGATTTACAGGAGAATGGAAGATGGTGGTGTCGACGCTGATTGTGCCACTGTGCTTTCCGTGTTGCCTGCGTGTGGGTCTCTGAAGGACTTTAAGATGGGTAGAGAGGTTCACTCGCTGATCGAAGAAGTAGGTTTTTGGGACAATTTGTCTGTTCGGAATGCTGTCATTGATATGTACGTTAAGTGTGGTAGAATTGATGAGGCAAGGTTGGTTTTTGAGAAGATGAGTGATAGAGATGTGGTGACTTGGACTACAATGATCCACGGGCTCATTTTAGATAGCGATGTAAACAATGCACTATGGTTTTCTCAAATGATGCAGCTTGAAGGTGTAAGGCCGAATGCAGTAACTCTGGCATCCCTTCTTGCTGCATGTGCTAGTTTGCCTCATTTGAGGCTTGGTAAATGCCTGCATGGCTGGGCTATCAGGCAGGACCTTCAAGCTGATGTTAATGTAGAAACTGGCCTTATTGACATGTATGCTAAATGCAATTGTTTTAGACTTGGCTATCAGGTGTTTGCAAAGACGAGCAAGAAGAGGACTGTCCCATGGAATGCGATTTTGTCTGGGTGCCTTCATAATGAGCTTGCAAGAGAAGCGATAGAGCTTTTCAAGTTCATGTTGTCAGAGGCTGTCAAACCTAATGATGCAACCCTGAAAAGTGTACTTCCTGCATTTGCCATTGAAGCTGATCTCAGGCAAGCGTTGAGCATACACAGCTATCTTGTAAGATCCGGATTTGTTACAAGAACTGAGGTAGCTACTGGTTTAGTTGATATATACTCAAAATGTGGAAACTTAGATAATGGTCACAAGATCTTCAATGGGATacccaagaaagaaagggacataATTTTGTGGAGTACGTTAATAGCTGGTTATGGGATGCATGGGCATGGCGAGATTTCTTTGTCACTGTTTAATGAGATGGTGCAATCTGGGGTCAAACCTAACGAAGTCACTTTCACCTCGGTTTTGCATGCTTGCGGTCATGCTGGTTTGGTGGATGATGGTCTTTGTTTGTTTAATTTCATGCTTAGAAATCACTCTGATAGTCTTAGAACAGATCATTATACCTGTATGGTCGATCTTCTTGGTCGGGCTGGCCGACTTGAGGAAGCATATGAACTTATTAAAACTATGACTTTTGAACCAAGTCATGCCATCTGGGGTGCACTACTAGGTGCCTGTGTGATACACGAAAATGTGGAACTGGGAGAATTGGCTGCAAGGTGGCTATTTAAGCTAGAGCCAGAGAACACCGGGAATTATATACTGTTGGGGAAGATCTATTCTGCAGTTGGAAGATGGAAAGATGCAGAGAATGTGAGACTTCTGATGAATGAAGTCGGACTAGTAAAGACGCCTGCTCAAAGTGTCATTGGATGA
- the LOC132048357 gene encoding putative F-box protein At1g32420 produces MSGLHTMKKMKTTATNPTIFSNDITVEIFSRLPVKSLLRFKCVSRFFNSLVSESYLMDIHRRRSRSTSRNEIKFFVPVSKGFYSMEMKEDGEVSTCNFDFLYDHLSYANGLFYFWVEQTEPVRIFNPGTREVRLLPRVKQLYPLRCLREFYLSSFYGCFYFLGYEPQEKKYKILMTLCVSRECTKNWVFTLGSKEYWREVKSTVDFFPHKRGICICGVIYFFVHSKRFIVAFDVKAENFKTIKLWNASHDDYELIEVKGKLAVQRCFSNNVNLWILENTQKEEWHSHIVSFSSQVGFDAYEICSFCNGEILIFVSKLSASTNDRLCYCYDVRNNSGKYVKILWPTVNDWIDEGIYTYVESLIPLKKICSARHQS; encoded by the coding sequence ATGTCAGGCCTTCACacgatgaagaagatgaaaactACGGCGACAAACCCTACAATTTTTTCCAACGATATCACAGTTGAAATATTCTCACGGCTTCCTGTAAAGTCTTTATTGCGTTTCAAGTGCGTTTCTAGATTTTTCAATTCTCTTGTGTCAGAATCATATTTGATGGATATCCATCGACGTCGCTCTAGGAGTACTAGCCGTAATGAAATCAAATTTTTCGTGCCAGTAAGTAAAGGTTTTTATAGTATGGAGATGAAGGAAGATGGAGAAGTGTCTACatgtaattttgattttttatacGATCACTTATCGTACGCTAATGGTTTGTTCTACTTTTGGGTGGAACAGACAGAGCCTGTTAGAATTTTCAATCCCGGTACAAGAGAAGTAAGACTTCTTCCCCGAGTGAAACAACTTTATCCTCTTCGCTGCCTGCGTGAATTTTATCTTTCATCATTCTATGGATGTTTCTATTTTCTAGGTTATGAAccacaagaaaagaaatataagatTTTGATGACACTTTGTGTTTCAAGAGAGTGCACGAAAAATTGGGTTTTCACTTTAGGATCGAAGGAATATTGGAGAGAGGTTAAAAGTACGGTTGATTTTTTCCCACATAAAAGGGGAATTTGTATTTGTGGAGTTATCTATTTTTTCGTTCACTCAAAAAGATTCATAGTTGCATTCGATGttaaagctgaaaatttcaaaaCTATTAAATTGTGGAATGCTTCACACGATGATTACGAGCTAATAGAGGTGAAGGGCAAATTAGCCGTCCAGCGTTGTTTCTCTAACAACGTGAATTTGTGGATTTTAGAAAATACTCAAAAGGAGGAATGGCATAGTCATATCGTTAGCTTTTCTTCACAAGTGGGGTTCGATGCTTATGAAATCTGCAGTTTTTGTAATGGTGAGATACTAATTTTCGTGAGCAAGTTAAGTGCTTCGACTAATGATCGGTTATGTTATTGTTATGACGTTAGGAATAATAGCGGGAAATATGTGAAAATTTTGTGGCCTACGGTAAATGATTGGATTGACGAGGGCATTTACACTTATGTAGAAAGCCTCATCCCATTGAAAAAGATTTGCAGTGCTCGTCACCAAAGTTAA